One genomic region from Phragmites australis chromosome 1, lpPhrAust1.1, whole genome shotgun sequence encodes:
- the LOC133923148 gene encoding protein PIN-LIKES 6-like: MVERSLLEVLATAAQGGTTGTSVLDMLKYAMLPIAKVFTVCFMGFLMASKYINILQPNGRKLLNGLVFSLLLPCLIFSQLGRSITFEKMIQWWYIPVNIVVGAVSGSLIGFVVASIIRPPYPYFKFTIIHIGIGNIGNIPLVLIAALCRDPSNPFGDSDKCNQDGNAYISFGQWVGAIIVYTYVFKMLAPPPGQTFDGSEEDELPIKASGENDVPQLGKYPSNTLTSTVPEDEPLLSAEEVQKECGTSVGSKIMDHVKCVVKFLKDKQLLQPPIVASAFAIVIGVVPLLKNFVLTDDAPLFFFTDSCLILGEAMIPCILLAVGGNLVDGPGEGSKRLGVRTTVAIIFARLVLVPLAGVGILLLVDKLGFIPKDDKMFKFVILLQHSMPTSVLSGAVANLRGCGKESAAILFWVHIFAIFSMAGWIILYLSMLF; this comes from the exons ATGGTGGAGAGGTCGCTGCTGGAGGTGCTGGCCACGGCGGCGCAGGGAGGCACCACGGGGACGTCGGTGCTGGACATGCTCAAGTACGCCATGCTGCCCATCGCCAAGGTGttcaccgtctgcttcatggggTTCCTTATGGCCTCCAAGTACATCAACATTCTCCAGCCCAACGGCCGCAAGCTTCTCAACGGG CTTGTGTTTTCACTTCTGCTTCCTTGCCTTATATTTTCCCAATTGGGTCGATCAATTACATTTGAAAAGATGATACAATG GTGGTATATTCCAGTAAATATTGTTGTAGGTGCAGTGTCTGGCTCTTTGATTGGCTTTGTTGTGGCATCTATCATCCGCCCCCCTTATCCATACTTCAAGTTCACTATTATCCATATAGGAATAG GAAATATTGGAAATATACCTCTGGTCCTCATTGCAGCATTATGTCGGGATCCATCTAATCCGTTTGGTGACTCCGATAAATGCAACCAAGATGGAAATGCGTATATCTCATTTGGTCAGTGG GTTGGTGCAATTATTGTTTACACATATGTGTTCAAGATGCTTGCTCCACCACCAGGACAAACCTTTGATGGCTCTGAAGAAGATGAACTTCCAATCAAGGCATCTGGAGAGAATGATGTGCCCCAGCTAGGCAAATATCCTTCAAACACTCTCACAAGTACTGTACCAGAGGATGAGCCTTTGTTATCTGCTGAGGAAGTTCAAAAAGAATGTGGTACTTCTGTAGGATCAAAG ATAATGGACCATGTTAAATGCGTGGTTAAATTCCTAAAAGACAAGCAGCTCCTCCAACCACCAATTGTTGCATCT GCTTTCGCAATTGTCATTGGTGTTGTCCCATTACTGAAGAATTTTGTGCTTACGGATGATGCGCCTCTGTTCTTTTTCACAGACAGCTGCCTCATTCTTGG GGAAGCTATGATCCCATGCATTTTACTGGCTGTTGGGGGCAATCTTGTTGATG GTCCTGGTGAAGGAAGTAAGAGGCTTGGCGTGCGTACCACCGTTGCTATAATTTTTGCACGGTTGGTCTTGGTCCCACTTGCTGGGGTTGGCATTCTCTTGTTAGTTGATAAACTTGGTTTCATTCCAAAAGATGACAAAATGTTCAAGTTTGTCATACTACTGCAGCATTCTATGCCCACATCAGTGCTGTCAG GTGCTGTTGCAAACCTTAGAGGGTGTGGAAAAGAATCTGCTGCCATCTTGTTCTGGGTTCACATTTTTGCCATATTCTCCATGGCAGGATGGATCATTCTCTATTTGAGCATGCTCTTCTAA
- the LOC133923186 gene encoding uncharacterized protein LOC133923186 — MAKTSVEFCVISARGMGRRSSLLKPQWFCVAWVDPNSKYCTKVDASGNSDPSWRMKFSVSVDEHGLSSMQQMALTVEVYRREPIFLREHLQGAAVVQMKEYFDKFEHGEEQSGAMEETASFQLRRKKSDKAHGFVDIFIRICKQEDAHAQFSGSHDGSKHPNQVGITLAIEDGPIYNYPPQPSSHYRGHSQDDDHYSNAMPMTTITRPGPSPTGSNSNSYQPPMIPQTLPPPTANPSFFPPPYPARGQVPQSYINLPPRRFAGQNGAPNLGMGLGAGALTAGTLIFGENVLPGPSFGAGLDGARLSVSSDAPF; from the exons ATGGCAAAAACATCGGTCGAGTTCTGCGTCATCTCTGCCCGCGGCATGGGCCGCAGATCGTCGCTGCTCAAACCGCAGTGGTTTTGCGTCGCATGGGTCGATCCCAACAGCAAGTACTGCACCAAGGTGGATGCGTCAGGGAACTCCGACCCAAGTTGGCGCATGAAGTTCTCCGTCTCGGTTGACGAGCATGGTCTAAGCAGCATGCAGCAGATGGCGCTGACAGTGGAAGTATACAGGAGAGAGCCAATCTTCCTTAGGGAGCACCTCCAGGGAGCTGCCGTTGTCCAGATGAAGGAGTACTTCGACAAATTTGAGCATGGCGAGGAGCAGTCAGGGGCTATGGAGGAGACTGCAAGTTTCCAGCTTAGGAGAAAGAAGTCGGACAAAGCTCATGGGTTTGTCGATATATTCATCCGAATCTGCAAGCAAGAAGATGCTCATGCTCAGTTTTCAG GATCACATGACGGTTCCAAGCACCCAAATCAAGTCGGCATCACATTAGCTATAGAAGATGGTCCAATTTATAATTATCCCCCACAGCCTTCAAGCCATTATAGGGGTCACAGCCAAGATGATGATCACTACAGCAACGCCATGCCAATGACCACTATTACTCGCCCAGGACCATCACCAACAGGAAGTAATAGCAACAGCTATCAACCCCCAATGATTCCACAAACCCTGCCACCTCCAACTGCAAACCCCAGTTTCTTTCCCCCGCCGTATCCTGCAAGGGGCCAAGTGCCACAGAGCTACATAAATCTGCCACCAAGAAGGTTTGCAGGTCAGAATGGTGCGCCTAACTTGGGAATGGGCCTTGGAGCTGGAGCACTGACTGCTGGAACTCTGATATTTGGTGAAAACGTGTTGCCAGGACCAAGTTTCGGTGCTGGTCTAGATGGTGCGAGGCTAAGTGTATCTTCAGATGCGCCATTCTAA
- the LOC133923197 gene encoding KH domain-containing protein SPIN1-like, with the protein MEALAATDKCFSPARAMSPMPIMRPPSSPDAAGQYLDELLQEQQKLGPFVQVLPICGRLLNQEITRISSMLSHLGVRGNERLPIASPNHMHPLPRVTNFCGNSFGPWNGMHPERNGFPRGAMGWQGAAQSHPSYIVKKIVRLEVPTDAYPNFNFIGRLLGPRGNSLKRVEATTGCRVFIRGKGSIKDPVKEEQLKGRPGYEHLGDPTHILIEAELPADVIDARLAQAQEILEELLKPVDESQDAFKRQQLRELAMLNSTYREDSPHQNGSASPFSNGGTKQGKQ; encoded by the exons ATGGAGGCGCTGGCGGCCACGGACAAATGCTTCTCCCCGGCTAGGGCGATGTCCCCGATGCCGATTATGAGGCCCCCTTCATCGCCGGACGCTGCCGG TCAGTACCTGGATGAGTTGCTGCAGGAGCAACAGAAGCTTGGGCCTTTCGTGCAGGTGCTCCCAATCTGCGGCAGGCTGCTGAATCAAG AGATAACGCGAATATCAAGCATGCTTTCGCACCTTGGAGTTAGGGGAAATGAGAGGTTGCCAATTGCAAGCCCAAATCATATGCATCCATTGCCTCGGGTGACTAACTTCTGTGGAAATAGTTTTGGCCCGTGGAATGGGATGCATCCTGAG AGAAATGGTTTTCCTAGGGGAGCCATGGGCTGGCAAGGTGCTGCACAGAGCCACCCCTCTTACATTgtcaagaagattgtgcggttGGAAGTTCCAACAGATGCTTACCCTAAC TTCAATTTCATTGGCCGCCTGCTTGGGCCGAGGGGAAATTCACTGAAGAGAGTTGAAGCCACTACAGGCTGCCGTGTTTTCATCAGAGGCAAGGGCTCCATAAAAGATCCTGTCAAG GAGGAACAGCTCAAGGGAAGGCCTGGCTATGAACACTTGGGTGATCCAACTCATATCCTGATCGAGGCTGAATTACCTGCTGATGTCATTGACGCAAGACTGGCACAAGCACAGGAAATACTAGAGGAGCTGTTGAAACCAGTG GATGAATCACAAGACGCTTTCAAGAGGCAACAACTTCGAGAGCTTGCTATGTTGAACTCCACATATCGAGAGGATAGCCCCCATCAGAATGGCAGTGCCTCTCCTTTCAGCAATGGCGGCACAAAACAAGGGAAGCAGTAA